The genomic window GCGGCATCTGTGAAACGGCGGAGCAACACGACGACGCGACCTATATGCTCGGCACCAGTCGAGCGCCGAACCGAGGATGAGAGCGTGGTAGTTCCGGATCGGGTCCACGCGCTGCGGAGTTTCGTGCCGGTGCGCCCCCGTCAGATGTCGACCCGGGACCTGCTGCGGGCCACCCCCACCCGCCTGCTCGCCGCCGGGATCGTCCTGCTCGTCGCGACGATCGCCGCGGGACTGATCTCGTCGAACATCGCCGACCAGCGCAAGCAGGATCTGGACCGGCTGTTGTCGACGACCGAGCCGCTGGCCCGTTCGTCACAGAACCTGTACGCGTCGCTGTCGGTCGCCGACGCCGCGGCCGCCACCGCGTTCCTGTCCGACGGCGCCGTCTCCGGCGCGGCCCGGGACCGGTACGCGCAGGCGATCGGCACCGCGTCCGCGGAACTGGTCGCGACGTCCGACGTGCTCGGCGGCGACGACGAGGGCCGCCGACTCCTCACCACGATCGCCACGACGCTGCCCACGTACACCGGACTGGTGGAGACCGCCCACACCAACAGCCGGGTCGGCAACCCGGTCGGCGGCGCCTATCTGGCGGAGGCGTCGTCGCTGATGCAGCGGAAGATCCTGCCGGCCGCCCAGGCCCTGCACGCCGAGCGGTCGGCGGCCGCCCGCGCCCCGCAGGCCGGTTTCGGACATCCGCCCTGGACGGCGATCGGTGCACTGGTGGCATTGCTGGCAGCACTCGTGGCGACCCAGGTGGCGATGGCCCGACGCACCCGGCGCACACTCAACGCGGGGCTGCTGTTCACGACGGTGGCGTTGTCGGCGCTGCTGGTGTGGGTGCTCGGAGTCGGGCTCGTCTCGGCGGTGGCGGCGCACCGCGCGGTCCGGGAAGGTTCCGATCCACTCGCCACCCTGTCCGAGGCGCGACTGCTCGCCCAGCAGGCGCGGGCCCAGGAGAACCTCCAACTGGTGCGGCGGGAGGAGAACACCGAGCACGCGGCCCGCTTCCGGGAGGACACCGACCGCCTGCGCAGTCTGCTGCACGACTATCCGCACGAGGTCGGCTCCGACGAGGCCGCCGCCGCGGCGCAGGCGCTCGACGGGTGGACGGCATCGCATCAGCGGGTGACCGACGCGCTGCAGGCCGGGGACGTGGCGACGGCCACCGGCACGATGGTCGGCACCGGCACCGACTCGTCGGCGACACATTTCGAGGCCGTCGACGACGCCCTGTCCGCAGGTTCCGCCCGGGCCCGCACAGAACTGCGCGACGACGTCGGCTACGCGTCGACGGTGCTGTCGGCACTGGGTCCGGGCGCGGTGACGATCACACTGGTCGGCGCGATCGGGATACCGCTCGGGCTGTGGCCTCGACTGCGGGAGTACCAGTGACCGGGCGAGCGGGCGGGCGTCGGCTCGGACGGGTCGCGGCCGGGGCGGCCGTCCTCGCCGCGGTGGTCACAGTCGGTGGCTGCGCCGAACCTCCGGGGCCGTCGATCACGCCGCCGTCGGCCGCGTACTACATGCCGCCGCAACCGGAGGGGGTGACGGTCGTACCGCCGATGTCGCCGGCCACACCTCCCGTCGACTGCCGCGATCCCCTCGCGAGCCTGCGCCCGTTCCCGGCCGGGGAGACCCCGCACGGGCCCACGCTCGACGCGATCCGGGAGCGGGGCCGGCTCGTCGTGGGCATCGACACCGGCAGCAATCTCACGAGTTTCCGGTCGCCGGTCACGGGCACACTCGAGGGGTTCGACGTCGACATCGCCCGCGAGATCGCCCGCGATCTCCTCGGCAGCCCCGACGCGGTCGATTTCCGGATCCTGCCGTACACCGACCGTGAGCAGGCGTTGACCGACGGCGTCGTCGACATCGTCGCGAAGACCCTGTCGATCACGTGCGAACGACGTGAGCGTATCGACTTCTCGAGCGTGTACTACGTTGCCCACCAACGGATTCTAACAGAAGAAGACAACTCGATCGACAGTGTCGCCGACCTTCCGGGCAAGCGGGTGTGCGCCGGGGCCGGCACCACGTCGCTCGACCGGATCCGCACCCTGCAACCGGATGCGGTGGTCGTCTCGGCGCCGATGTGGTCGGACTGCCTGGTGCTGTTGCAGCAACGTCAGGTGGAGGCGATCAGCACCGACGACACCCTGCTCGCCGGGCTGGCCATGCAGGACCCGCACACCCACGTCGTCGGGGAATCCCTGGGTACCGAGCAGTACGGCATCGGTGTCGCCCGGGATCGGGACGATCTGGTGCGGGCCGTCAACGGGACCCTGGAACGGATCCGCCGGGACGGCACGTGGGAACGCAGCTACGAGCGGTGGCTCACGGCGCTGGGTCCGATGCCCGCGCCGCCGGCCGCGACGTACCGGGACTGAGGGGAGATGCGGTGGCGTGACGGGAGACGACGTGGGAGAGAACGACGACCGGGACGGTGCGGACCTGGCGCACACGCAGGCCGCCGTGGCCGAGGACGAACTCCTCGCGACCGCCGCGCAAGAGGTCGCGCCCAGTACCGGCCGCCGGGCCCGCACCCAGCGGGTGCGTACCCGGCGCCTGCTCGGCGGCGGGCTCGTGGAGGTGGCCCCGATTCCGGCCCGCGATCCGCAGTCGGTGGTCCTCACCGATCCGAAGGTGCCCGAGCACCGTCGTTTCTGCTGGAAGTGCGGCAAGCCGGTGGGACGGAGCACCGACGGCAATCCGGGGGCGACGTCGGGTTTCTGCCCGCACTGCGGATCCCGGTTCGAGTTCTCGCCGCTGCTGAAACCCGGCACCCTGGTGGCCGGCCAGTACGAGGTCCAGGGCTGCATCGCCCACGGCGGGCTGGGCTGGATCTACCTGGCGATCGACCGCAACGTCGACAACCGGTGGGTGGTCCTCAAGGGGCTGCTGCAACTCGGGGACGCCGAGTCGCGGGCCGTGGCCGCCGCGGAACGCCAGTTCCTCGCCGAGATGGAACATCCGAGCATCGTCAAGATCTACAACTTCGTCGAGTCGCGGCGCGAACGGGATCTCACCGCCAGTTACATCGTGATGGAGTACGTGGGCGGCCGGTCGCTGCGGGAGATCCTCGCCCAGTATCCGCGTCCCGAGCGAATGCCCGTCGACGAGGCGATCGCCTACGTGCTCGAGGCGCTGCCCGCGCTCGAGTACCTGCACTCGATCGGACTGGCGTACAACGATCTCAAACCCGACAACGTCATGGTGACCGACGAACAGATCAAGTTGATCGACCTGGGTGCGGTCGCCCCGTTCGAGAGCTACGGATACCTGTACGGCACACCGGGATTCCAGGCGCCGGAGATCACCTCGACCGGACCGACCGTGGCGTCCGACATCTACGGTGTGGGGCGCACTCTCGCCGCCCTGACCGTGAATCTCCCGTCGGAGAACGGGCACTACACGGACGGCCTGCCGTCCCCCGAGCAGGCTCCGGTGCTCGCCGAGTACGGCTCGTTCCGGCGGCTCCTGCTGCGGGCCACCGACCCGGACCCCCGGCGCCGGTTCTCGTCGGCCGCCGAGATCGCCGGGCAGCTGGGCGGAGTGCTGCGGGAGATCGTGTCCTGCCGGACGCATCAGGAGCATCCGGCCCTGTCGACGATGTTCACCCGGCAGCGCGCGGTGTTCGGTTCGGACGAGGTGGTCGAACAGACCGACGTGTTCGCGGACGGTGTCGAACGCGACCGCAAGCTCAGCGCCCGCCGGGTCGCGGCGGCGCTCGCGGTACCCCTCGTCGACACCGACGATCCGGGTGCGCCGCTCGTCAACTCGGCCGTGCACAGCGACCCGCGGGTGACGCTCGACGTGCTCGACCGGTCCCGTGAGGAACGCGATCCCGATGCGCCCGAGTCGCTCGAACTCGTGCTCGCGGAAGTGCGGGCCCATCTCGACCTCGGAGACACCCGACGGGCCCGCACACTGCTGCAACCGCTGGGTGCAGCGCATCCGTACGATTGGCGGATCGACTGGTACTCGGGTCTCGTCGCGCTCGTCGCCGGCGACATTCCGGCAGCCCACGACTCGTTCGAGACCGTCGATGCCGCACTGCCCGGGGAGATCTCGCCGAAGCTGGCGCTGGCCGCCACCGCAGAACTGCTGCTCGCCGAGGACGGCGACGACGCGGACCGGTGGCGGCGGTCGGCGGAGGAGAACTACCGCACGGTGTGGCAGATGGATCGCAACGTCGTCAGCGCCGCGTTCGGGCTGGCACGCTGCCTGTCCGCTGCCGGCGACGTCCGCGGCGCCGTCGAGGCACTCGACCAGGTGCCGGCGGGCTCCCGCACCTACGGTGTGGCCCGGATGACCGCCGTTCTGACCTACCTGTCGGTGCGGCCGATCGGTTCGATCGACGAGAAGACGCTGCGCGAGTGCGCGGATCGGATCGATGCCCTACCGCACAAGGAGATCCGGCGACCGCAGATGCGGACGGTGGTGCTGGGGACCGCGCTGCAGTGGCTGCTCGCCGGGAACACCCCCACCACCGCACGCGAGCCGCTGCTCGGTGTCCCCTTCACCGAGCGCGGCCTGCGTGCGGGCACCGAGGCCGCACTGCGTGCGATGGCGCGTGGCGCCCCCACCGCCACACACCGCTACACGCTCGTCGATCTCGCGAACGTCGTGCGGCCCCGGAGTCTGTTCTGACCGGACCTGACGGTCAGGCTCGTGCCGGTTCCTGCACTGTCTGTTCCTTGCCGCCGTGTCCCCATCCGACGTGGGATTCGGCGCGCAGGCGTTCGACCATGTGCGGGTAGTGCAGCTCGAATGCCGGGCGCTCCGAACGGATCCGGGGCAGTTCGGTGAAGTTGTGCCGCGGCGGCGGGCAGCTGGTGGCCCACTCGAGGGAGTTGCCGTAGCCCCACGGGTCGTCGACGGTGACGACCTGGCCGTAGCGGTAGCTCTTGAAGACGTTCCACAGGAACGGCAGCGTCGAGGCGCCGAGGATGAACGAGCCGATCGTGGAGATCGTGTTCAGTGTGGTGAACCCGTCGGTGGGCAGGTAGTCGGCGTAGCGGCGCGGCATGCCCTCGTTGCCGAGCCAGTGCTGCACCAGGAACGTGGCGTGGAAGCCGACGAACGTCAACCAGAAGTGCCACTTACCCAACCGTTCGTCCATGAGGCGGCCGGTCATCTTCGGGAACCAGAAGTAGATGCCCGCGTAGGTGGCGAACACGATGGTGCCGAACAGCACGTAGTGGAAGTGCGCAACCACGAAATAGGTGTCGGTGACGTGGAAGTCGATCGGCGGGGACGCGAGCAGCACGCCCGACAGGCCACCGAACAGGAACGTCACCAGGAAGCCGACCGCGAACAGCATCGGCGACTCGAACGTGAGGTGGCCGCGCCACATGGTGCCGATCCAGTTGAAGAACTTCACGCCGGTCGGCACGGCGATGAGGAACGTCATGAACGAGAAGAACGGCAGCAGAACGGCTCCCGTGGCGTACATGTGGTGCGCCCACACCGCGATCGACAGGGCCGCGATGCCGATGGTGGCGTACACCAGGCCGCTGTAACCGAAGATCGGCTTGCGCGAGAACACCGGGAAGATCTCCGAGACGATGCCGAAGAACGGCAGCGCGATGACATACACCTCGGGGTGGCCGAAGAACCAGAACAGGTGCTGCCACAACATGACTCCGCCGGTCGCCGGGTCGAACAGGTGCGCCCCGAGGTGCCGGTCCACCCACAGGCCGATCAACGCGGCCGCGAGCAACGGAAACACCAACAGGATCAACAGCGACGTGATCAGGATGTTCCACACGAAGATCGGCATCCGGAACATGGTCATGCCGGGTGCGCGCAGGCACACGATCGTGGTGATGAAGTTGACCGCACCGAGGATGGTGCCGACGCCGCCCAGGGCCAGACCCATGATCCACAGGTCCGCGCCGACGCCCGGGCTGTGCACACCGTTCGACAGCGGCACGTACGCGGTCCAGCCGAAGTCCGCGGCACCACCGGGGGTGATGAAGCCGGCCGTCGCGATCAGACCACCGAACAGGTAGAACCAGTAACTCAGCGCGTTCAGACGCGGGAAGCTCACGTCCGGCGCACCGATCTGCAGCGGGACGATGTAGTTCGCGAAGCCGAACACGACCGGCGTCGCGTACAGCAGCAGCATGATCGTGCCGTGCATCGTGAACAGCTGGTTGAACTGCTCGTTCGACAGGAACTGCAGACCCGGCACCGCGAGCTCGGTACGCATCAGCAGCGCCATCAGGCCACCGACGAGGAAGAAGGCGAACGCCGTGACCAGGTACATGATCCCGAGCACCTTGGGGTCGGTGGTCGTCACCATCTTGTGTACGAAGGCACCCTTGGACCCGGCTGCGCCGCGGCGGGCGGGCAGCGGCCGCGACGCCGTCGGCGTGCGTGGTGGAGCGAGATCGATCTCGGGGTTGGCAACCATACCGGACATATTCGGACGTCCAAGGGTTCCCGGACGAGGGGCCAAAGTCCCGTTGCCGGTGGCCGACCGTCCCCGATCTGCGGGAACTACACGAGCGCGATCGATTTTCGTGCGATCGCGAGTTCCTCGTCGGTGGGGATCACGAGGATCTCGACGGCCGAGCCGTCGGCCCCGATCCGGCGTTCACTGCCGTCCGGGGACTCGTTGCGGTCCGGGTCCACCACGATACCGAGACCGCCCAGTCCGGCAAGTGCGTCCCGGCGCAGGATCGCACTGTGCTCGCCCACCCCGCCGGTGAACACGATCGCATCGGCTCCCCCGAGTTCGACGAGATAGGCGCCCAGGTAGCGACGCAGCCGGTGCACGTACACGTCGTACGCCAGCCGTGCGGCCGGGTCACCGTCGTCGATCATGGCGCGCACCGCCCGGAAGTCGTTCTCCCCGCACATTCCGAGCAGCCCGGAGTGCCGGTTGAGCAGGTCGTCGAGCTCGTCGACCGTCATGCCCGCGTTCCGGATCAGGTGCAGGATCACGCCGGCGTCCAGATCGCCGCTGCGCGTTCCCATCACCAGGCCCTCGAGCGGTGTCATCCCCATCGACGTGTCGACCGCGACGCCACCTCGGATCGCCGACACCGACGCCCCGTTGCCCAGATGCAGCACGATCTGGTTCGTCTCCTCGAGGTCCCGTCCGAGGAACGCGGCGGCCCGCTCGCCGACGTACTCGTGTGACGTTCCGTGGAATCCGTAGCGGCGCACCCCGTTCGCGTGGGCCACCGCGGTGTCGATCGCGTACGTCGCGGCCGCCTCGGGCAGGGTGTGGAAGAAGGCCGTGTCGAACACGGCGACGTGCGGTACGTCCGGCAGCAGCCGGCGCGCCACCTCGATACCGGCAACGTTCGGCGGATTGTGCAGCGGCGCAAGCGGAGACAGCCGTTTCAGTTCGGCGACGACAGCGTCGTCGAGCAGCGTCGGCTCCCGGAACACGGGCCCGCCGTGCACCACCCGGTGCCCCACCACCGCGACACCCCGTTCTGCGAGGGAACGTCCCGCTTCGGCGACGACCTCCTCGGCGGCGTGCAGTCCGGCGGTGTGGTCTTCGATCACGTCGTCGCGTTCGATCACCCCGCCGTCGTAGTGGTAGACGAGATGCCCCGACGACTCGCCGATGCGCTCGATCAGCCCCGACCCGTCTACCCGCCCCGACCCCGGTTCGACGAGCTGGAACTTGATCGACGACGATCCCGAATTGATCACCAGCACAACCGGTTCGCTCACTTCTGCACCTCCTGGGCCTGGATCGCGGTGATCGCGACCGTGTTGACGATGTCCTGTACGGTCGCGCCGCGGGACAGGTCGTTCACCGGACGGTTCAGGCCCTGCAGGACCGGTCCGACGGCGACCGCCCCGGCGCTGCGCTGCACGGCCTTGTACGTGTTGTTGCCGGTGTTGAGGTCGGGGAACACGAACACCGTCGCCCGACCGGCCACCTGCGACCCCGGCAGCTTGGTGTGCGCGACGGTGGGTTCGACGGCGGCGTCGTACTGGATGGGGCCCTCCACGAGCAGGTCCGGCCGCCGATCGTGCACCAGAGCGGTGGCGGCACGCACCTTGTCGACGCCGGCGCCGCTACCGGAGTCGCCCGTCGAGTAGGACAGCATCGCGATCCGCGGTTCGATCCCGAACACCGCTGCCGTCTCGGCGGACGAGATCGCGATGTCGGCGAGCTGTTCGGCCGTCGGGTCCGGGACGACCGCGCAGTCCCCGTACGCGAGGACCCGGTCCGCGAGGCACATCAGGAAGATGCTCGACACCGTCGACACCCCGGGCCGGGTCTTGACGATCTCGAACGACGGCCGCACGGTGTGCGCGGTCGTGTGTGCGGCACCGGACACCATTCCGTCTGCGATTCCCTTGTGCACCATCATCGTTCCGAAATACGAGATGTCGGTCATGACCTCGCGTGCCCGTTCCGTCGTCATGCCGCGGTGCGCCCGCAGCCGCGTGTACTCGGCCGCGAAGTCCTCGAGATATTCGGATCGTCCCGGGTCCAGGACGGTCGCCGACGCCAGGTCCACGCCGAGTTCGGCGGCGCGGGACCGCACCCGCGTCTCGTCGCCGAGGAGGATCAGATCGACCACGCGGCGGCGCAGCAGCCGGCCCGCCGCACGCAGGATCCGGTCGTCGTCGGCCTCCGGGAGCACGATCCGTTTCGGGTCTGCGCGAGCCCGGTCGAGCAGCTGGTACTCGAACATCTGGGGTGTGACCACCGACGGGAACTCCACCCGCAGCCGTTCGATCAGGGCGGGTGCCTCGACATGCCGCTCGGTCAGCGCCAGCGCGATGTCGATCTTGCGCAGCGCCCCCGTCGACATCCGGCCGCGGGTCTGCGCGGCCACGGTCGCGGCCTCGAACGAGCCGAGCGTCGTCGCCAGGATCGGCAGCCGCGGCCCGAGGCCGGCGATCAGTTCGGCCACCGCCGGGTGCGGGAGGATTCCGCCGCTCATCACGATCCCCGACAGCGACGGGAAACCCTGCGCCTCGTGCGCGTTGACGAGAGCGAGCAGCACGTCCGACCGGTCCCCCGGCACGATGACGAGTGCGCCCTCGGTGATCCGTTCGAGAATGTGCTCGGCGGTCATCGCCCCCACCGACACCTCCACGGCCTCCCGGTGCAGCAGCTCCGGGTCACCGCTGAAGAGGGTGCCGCCGACGGCGTCGAGCAGTTCGGTGACCGTGGGCGCGAACAGCAGTGGAATCTCCGGCAGGCTCCACACCGGAACGCCGACGACGGACGGCGCGGCCGCGTACTCGTCGAGCCGGTCCGGCGGGCACCGGTTCACGACGATCGCCACCGGATGTGCGTGGTGCGCAGTCAGTTCCGCGACGCACACGTCGGCGAGCTGCCCCACCTCGTGCGGGGTACGGCGGGCGCCGCGCAGGGTCAGCAGAACCGGCGCCTCGAGGTTCGCGGCGATCCGGGCGTTGTAGCCGAGCTCGCTGGGGTTCGGCACGTCGGTGTAGTCGGAACCCACGATCACGACGGCGTCGCACCGGGCGGCCACGTCGTGGTAGCGGGAGACGATCTCGGCCAGGGCGCCGTCGGGGTCGGCGTGCACCTGCTCGTACGTCACCCCCACACACTGCTCGTACGTGAGATCGGCCGTCGCATGGTCGAGGACGAGTTCGAGAATGTGGTCCGTCTCGTCGACCGAACGGGTGATCGGCCGGAACACTCCCACCCGCGCCGTCGACGCACACAGCATCCGCAGCACCCCCAGCGCCACCGTGGACTTGCCGGTGTCGCCCTCCGGTGCCGCGATGTACACGCTCGACACGGTCCCCGTATCAGCCATGCGGCACAGCCTAGTGAGCTGTCGCGCATAATCGACGCCCATGAGTGATTCGACATTTCCGGACGTCCGGTGGGGCTCGGAGACCAGCATCCTGCGCCGCCCCGGCATCGCGTTCGCGTCGACACGGCTCGGGTCGTGGACGATCCGCAATCTCGCCGGCGTCGACCGGCGTCTCCTCGAACGCAGCCGGGGCCGGTTCACCGTCCTCGGCCCCATCGGCGCACCGACCGTGCTGCTCAACACGATCGGCCGCAAGTCCGGGCAGCGCCGCACCAGTCCCCTGCTGTACATCCGGGACGCCGACCGCCTGGTCGTGGTGGGCAGCAACTTCGGGCAGGCCCACCACCCCGCCTGGACCGCGAACCTGCTGGCACAGCCGGAAGCGAGCGTGACGATGGCCGGACGAGACATCCCCGTCCTCGCCACCCGTGTCACCGGCGACGAGAAGGACCGGCTGTACGCGAAGTTCGTCGATCTGGCCGGCGCCTACGGCGTCTACCGGGGACGCACCGACCGCGACCTGCGCATGTTCGTGCTCACCCGCCGCTGATCAGGCGACCTCGGCGGTGCCGGGATCAAGCAACCGACGGCCGGTCGATGTTCGACACGTCCGCGCCGGCTTTTTCGAGGCGGGTGAACAGCTCGTCGGTGCCGTAGCGGGATGCGAACTGCAGTTCGGCGTCGGTGACGGGGACGGCCTGCAGCCACGTGTCCACGGCGTCGTCCCGGTCGACGAGGATCTCGAGGTCGGGCCAGAGGAACGGGACGACCAGCAGCACGTGCCGTGTGGAGTGTCCCGGGTCGGCGTCGTGAACGGCGTTGGGCACGATGGTGTTCGGGGTGACGTGGAAGGAGCCGGCGGCGATCCGGAACGCGCACCGGGCGAGGACGTCGGACATGGGCCGGTAGTCGGCGCGGCCGACGGTGATCAGTTCGGTGCGGATCGGGCGGCCGTCCTCGGTGGTGACGTTCGTCGGGAACCGCGTCATGTCCAGCGTCGCGTACGACGCATATCCCGGGCCGGGGCAACCGTCGCCGACCGCGATCGCCACCTCGTCCGGCTTCTCGCCGTCCGTGTCGTCCGGGGTCGCGTCCCGGAACCGCAGCACCTGGGGTGCTCCACCGAACACCTCACCGATGCGGTGTGCTGCGGCCCGGACGTCTTCGCTGGATTCCATGGGAACGAGCCTAGAGGCCGGTTCCGGTGGAACCCGCGTCAGGCCAGTGCGCGCAGCCGCGGTGCGAGGTCACGCTCGAACAGGTCGAGGAACCGCTTCTGGTCGTGGCCGGGTGCATGGAACACGAGGTGGTTGAGTCCGGCGTCGAGGTAGGGCTTGATCTGTTCGACGGCGGCGTCGGGGTCGGAGGCGACGATCCACCGCTTGGCGACCTGTTCGATGGGCAGGGCGTCGGCGGCGGCCTCCATCTCGATGGGGTCGTCGATGGAGTGCTTCTGTTCCGCGGTCAGCGACAGCGGCGCCCAGAACCGGGTGTTCTCCAAGGCGGCCGCCGGATCGGTGTCGTACGAGATCTTGATCTCGATCATGCGGTCGACGTCGTCGAAGTTGCGGGCCGCCTTCTCGCACCCCTCCTTCACGGCGGGGATCAGCTTCTCGGTGTACAGGTCCATGCCCTTGCCGGACGTGCAGATGAACCCGTCGCCCGCGCGGCCCGCGTAGCGGGCGACGACGGGACCACCGGCAGCGATGTAGACCGGGATGCCGCCCTCGGGGACGTCGTAGATCGACGCACCCTTGGTGCGGTAGTACTGGCCCTCGAAGTCGACGCGGTCACCGGTCCACAGGTCCCGCATCAGCTGCACCGCCTCGCGCAGCCGTGCGAACCGCTCCTTGAATTCGGGCCACTCGCCCTCGAAACCGGTGGCGATCTCGTTGAGGGCTTCACCGGTGCCCACACCGAGCATGACGCGTCCCGGGTACAGGCAGCCCATCGTCGCGAACGCCTGCGCCACCACCGCCGGGTTGTACCGGAACGTCGGGGTCATCACCGATGTCCCCAGTTGCAGCCGCCGGGTGCGTTCCCCGACCGCCGTCATCCACGAGATCGAGAACGGGGCGTGCCCGCCGTTGTGCCGCCACGGCTGGAAATGGTCACTGACGGTGACGCTGTCGAGGCCGTGTTCCTCGGCCATCACCCCCAGCTCCACCAGATCACGCGGCCCGAACTGCTCCGCGGACGCCTTCAACCCCAACTTCAGTGCCTGTGCCACCGGTTCTCCGATCGTCTACCCGATTCGATGGTTCGAGTATGCCTGCCACCGGGTCGCGGATGTGGGCGGCATCTCACTCGTGGCCGGTCACCAGTTGCGGATCCGGTTTCCAGTCGTAGACGACGGACGTTCTCAGCACGATGTCCTGCAGGGAGCGCCGCCGCGGGTCGACGATCACCCAGGCCAGCCCGAATCCGAACAGCACGCACAGGATCGCGCGGGCCGCGCACCGCGGCCACCGCACCAGACGCCCACGACTGCCGACCAGGCGCAGCCCCATCGCGACCGCGCCGACCGTGCGCCCGTTCGTCGCCCAGCACACCGTCAGATAGGCGACGGACAGTCCGACGAACGTCGTGGCCGACTGCAGGAACTGGGCCTGCGGGAAACGGAACTCCTGCGGCGAGAACAACAGTCGGGCGAACACGAGGCCCATGTAGATGGTCCCCATCAGGAACAGCACCACCCCGATGTCGATCAGGGCCGCGATCCCGCGGGTGACGATGCCGGCCGGCCGATGCTCGGGGTCGAGCCGTGGGGGCGTGTTCACTCGGTGCCACCGTCACGGCCGAACAGGCGTCCGACGAACCCGGAGACGGCGTCGTCGGCGGCCATGCCCTGCGCCCGCGCGCCACGCACCGCCTCGGTCGACATCGTGCTGGTGGACTCACGGATGATCCGCTGCAGGTCGACACCGTCGATCACCTGGTTCGACAGGCCGACGAGGTCGAGGCGGTCGATGATCCGTTGCAGGTCGACACCGTCGGCGACAGCGTCCACGTCCACCCGCTCGAGGATCGGGGCGATGTCGACCTTCGCGGCGATGCCGTCGACGTCCACCCGGTCCACGATGCGGTCGATGTCGACCTTCGCCGCTATGCCGTCGACGTCCACCCGGTCCACGATCCGTTCGATGTCCACGCCGTCGACGATCGCGTCCAGGTCCACGTGGTCCCGGACGACGGCGGTGAGGTCCACCTCGGTGAGCGCGACCGCCACCACCTTGCGCAGCACCGCGCGCAGAACGTCGTCGACGACGCCGGCCGTGGCCCGGATCGCGGTGTCGCCGCGGGATTCGAGGGTCGCGAGCCCGTCACCCAGGACGGGGATCCTGGCGGCGGTGTCGAGCACGGTGCTCGCGGCGGCCCGGGCGCCGTCCCCGACGAGTGCGGCGAATCCGGCGATCACCCGCACCGGGTCGGGAGTTCGACTGCCGTCCATACCGACATCCAAGACTCTGTGGGCGCGAATGTCGATTCCCGGTCCCGGTCGCGGCCCCGATCGCACCCACCGGGACCGTTCGGGCCACTATGCTGGGACGAGCTTCGTTCAGCCGGAATGCAATTCACGCCGAATCGGCGGGAGGTGCGCGATGAGAAGCTTCGGTGCGATTCTCACGCTCGTCGGAATGCTCGTACTCACGGCCCTCGGCGCCGCCCCCGGCGGCGCGGCCACCGCACAGGCCAATCCGTCGCCGGTCGGGGCAGTGACGGGGACGACGGTCGTGAGCGATCGGGTGACGCGGGTGTCGGTGTTCTCGCCGTCGATGGGCCGGATCGTGACGAGCGATGTCATCCACCCGGCCGGGGGCGGACCGGCACCCACGTTCTACCTGCTCACCGGCATCA from Prescottella sp. R16 includes these protein-coding regions:
- a CDS encoding glutamate ABC transporter substrate-binding protein, which codes for MTGRAGGRRLGRVAAGAAVLAAVVTVGGCAEPPGPSITPPSAAYYMPPQPEGVTVVPPMSPATPPVDCRDPLASLRPFPAGETPHGPTLDAIRERGRLVVGIDTGSNLTSFRSPVTGTLEGFDVDIAREIARDLLGSPDAVDFRILPYTDREQALTDGVVDIVAKTLSITCERRERIDFSSVYYVAHQRILTEEDNSIDSVADLPGKRVCAGAGTTSLDRIRTLQPDAVVVSAPMWSDCLVLLQQRQVEAISTDDTLLAGLAMQDPHTHVVGESLGTEQYGIGVARDRDDLVRAVNGTLERIRRDGTWERSYERWLTALGPMPAPPAATYRD
- a CDS encoding serine/threonine-protein kinase; translated protein: MGENDDRDGADLAHTQAAVAEDELLATAAQEVAPSTGRRARTQRVRTRRLLGGGLVEVAPIPARDPQSVVLTDPKVPEHRRFCWKCGKPVGRSTDGNPGATSGFCPHCGSRFEFSPLLKPGTLVAGQYEVQGCIAHGGLGWIYLAIDRNVDNRWVVLKGLLQLGDAESRAVAAAERQFLAEMEHPSIVKIYNFVESRRERDLTASYIVMEYVGGRSLREILAQYPRPERMPVDEAIAYVLEALPALEYLHSIGLAYNDLKPDNVMVTDEQIKLIDLGAVAPFESYGYLYGTPGFQAPEITSTGPTVASDIYGVGRTLAALTVNLPSENGHYTDGLPSPEQAPVLAEYGSFRRLLLRATDPDPRRRFSSAAEIAGQLGGVLREIVSCRTHQEHPALSTMFTRQRAVFGSDEVVEQTDVFADGVERDRKLSARRVAAALAVPLVDTDDPGAPLVNSAVHSDPRVTLDVLDRSREERDPDAPESLELVLAEVRAHLDLGDTRRARTLLQPLGAAHPYDWRIDWYSGLVALVAGDIPAAHDSFETVDAALPGEISPKLALAATAELLLAEDGDDADRWRRSAEENYRTVWQMDRNVVSAAFGLARCLSAAGDVRGAVEALDQVPAGSRTYGVARMTAVLTYLSVRPIGSIDEKTLRECADRIDALPHKEIRRPQMRTVVLGTALQWLLAGNTPTTAREPLLGVPFTERGLRAGTEAALRAMARGAPTATHRYTLVDLANVVRPRSLF
- the ctaD gene encoding cytochrome c oxidase subunit I — encoded protein: MVANPEIDLAPPRTPTASRPLPARRGAAGSKGAFVHKMVTTTDPKVLGIMYLVTAFAFFLVGGLMALLMRTELAVPGLQFLSNEQFNQLFTMHGTIMLLLYATPVVFGFANYIVPLQIGAPDVSFPRLNALSYWFYLFGGLIATAGFITPGGAADFGWTAYVPLSNGVHSPGVGADLWIMGLALGGVGTILGAVNFITTIVCLRAPGMTMFRMPIFVWNILITSLLILLVFPLLAAALIGLWVDRHLGAHLFDPATGGVMLWQHLFWFFGHPEVYVIALPFFGIVSEIFPVFSRKPIFGYSGLVYATIGIAALSIAVWAHHMYATGAVLLPFFSFMTFLIAVPTGVKFFNWIGTMWRGHLTFESPMLFAVGFLVTFLFGGLSGVLLASPPIDFHVTDTYFVVAHFHYVLFGTIVFATYAGIYFWFPKMTGRLMDERLGKWHFWLTFVGFHATFLVQHWLGNEGMPRRYADYLPTDGFTTLNTISTIGSFILGASTLPFLWNVFKSYRYGQVVTVDDPWGYGNSLEWATSCPPPRHNFTELPRIRSERPAFELHYPHMVERLRAESHVGWGHGGKEQTVQEPARA
- a CDS encoding acetate/propionate family kinase, with protein sequence MSEPVVLVINSGSSSIKFQLVEPGSGRVDGSGLIERIGESSGHLVYHYDGGVIERDDVIEDHTAGLHAAEEVVAEAGRSLAERGVAVVGHRVVHGGPVFREPTLLDDAVVAELKRLSPLAPLHNPPNVAGIEVARRLLPDVPHVAVFDTAFFHTLPEAAATYAIDTAVAHANGVRRYGFHGTSHEYVGERAAAFLGRDLEETNQIVLHLGNGASVSAIRGGVAVDTSMGMTPLEGLVMGTRSGDLDAGVILHLIRNAGMTVDELDDLLNRHSGLLGMCGENDFRAVRAMIDDGDPAARLAYDVYVHRLRRYLGAYLVELGGADAIVFTGGVGEHSAILRRDALAGLGGLGIVVDPDRNESPDGSERRIGADGSAVEILVIPTDEELAIARKSIALV